The Pungitius pungitius chromosome 8, fPunPun2.1, whole genome shotgun sequence genome has a window encoding:
- the bap1 gene encoding ubiquitin carboxyl-terminal hydrolase BAP1: MNKGWLELESDPGLFTLLVEDFGIKGVQVEEIYDLQSKCQSPVYGFIFLFKWIEERRSRRKVNTLMDETSVIDEEIVNDMFFAHQLIPNSCATHALLSVLLNCSGVELGITLSRMKAFTKGFSPESKGYAIGNAPELARAHNSHARPEPRHLPEKQNGISAVRTMEAFHFVSYVPIKDRLFELDGLKAYPIDHGPWGEEEEWTDKARRVIMERIGLATAGEPYHDIRFNLMAVVPDRRMKYESKLEILKRNRQTVLEGLQKMIRLTQPELVQDKKQQESSSADDNTTAIKKEANAEPVTTQGADQVDESGDQSKNAARPSGKATGKPPVPPAGGSQQITSPNPSVQRLPAFLDNHNYAKSPMQEEEDLAAAVGRSRVAGLPKTQYSDDEDDDEEEEEEEVTGSATTSNRFRRKASLRSRPVRAVTGMESQIALTVLAEKLKKEAQKKDALNTPLSVRTEGRTGGICITSASQPSPTPSNESTDTASEIGSAFNSPLRSPARSQAATRPSSPVASHLSRVLFGEDEMLRLDSRHNRAVRELGPSVGAALLHLQEDGVIFALPPSDVAADGSKRPCSPAKIKDEKADVSAAEKEGVNEADEGPSVEMIKEERKEGAEVRPSKEKPTATADSKPPGDKYSPKELLALLKCVEADIANYEVYLKEEVEKRKKYKIDDQRRTHNYDEFICTFISMLAQEGMLASLVEQNISVRRRQGVSIGRLHKQRKPDRRKRSRPYKAKRQ; encoded by the exons atgaacaaaGGGTGGCTAGAGCTCGAGAGTGATCCAG GTCTCTTCACTTTGCTGGTTGAAGATTTTG gTATCAAAGGTGTTCAAGTAGAGGAAATCTATGATCTTCAAAGCAAATGCCAAAG tccTGTCTATGGCTTCATCTTCTTGTTCAAGTGGATTGAGGAACGTCGCTCACGGAGGAAAGTCAACACGTTGATGGATGAGACTTCTGTCATTGATGAGGAAATTGTAAATGATATGTTCTTTGCTCATCAG CTTATACCAAATTCATGTGCAACCCACGCTTTGTTGAGCGTGCTTCTGAACTGCAGTGGCGTTGAGCTTGGTATCACCCTGAGTCGCATGAAGGCTTTCACAAAGGGTTTCAGTCCAGAG AGTAAAGGTTACGCAATAGGAAATGCCCCAGAGCTTGCCAGAGCACATAACAGCCACGCCAG ACCGGAGCCCAGGCACCTGCCAGAGAAGCAAAATGGGATCAGTGCCGTGCGTACTATGGAGGCCTTTCACTTTGTAAGCTATGTGCCCATTAAAGACCGCCTCTTTGAGCTTGATGGACTGAAGGCTTACCCCATTGATCACG GGCCTtggggtgaggaagaggaatggACCGATAAAGCTCGGCGAGTTATTATGGAGCGAATTGGGCTGGCCACTGCTGG GGAGCCGTACCATGACATTCGCTTCAACCTCATGGCAGTAGTGCCCGACCGCAGGATGAAGTACGAGTCCAAACTAGAAATTCTAAAAAGAAATCGACAGACTGTTCTGGAAGGTCTACAGAAG ATGATCCGGCTCACTCAGCCCGAGCTCGTCCAGGACAAGAAGCAGCAGGAGTCTTCCTCCGCTGACGATAACACCACTGCGATCAAGAAAGAAGCCAATGCGGAGCCAGTTACAACCCAAGGGGCTGATCAAG TGGATGAGTCAGGAGATCAGTCTAAGAATGCTGCTAGGCCCTCCGGAAAGGCTACGGGCAAACCACCAGTCCCCCCAGCAGGAGGTTCCCAGCAAATCACCAGTCCCAACCCCAGCGTTCAGCGGCTGCCTGCCTTCCTGGACAACCACAACTATGCCAAGTCTCCAATGCAG gaagaggaggatctTGCTGCTGCAGTTGGACGCTCTCGTGTGGCAGGGCTGCCCAAAACCCAGTACtctgatgatgaagacgatgatgaagaggaggaggaggaggaagtaacTGGTTCTGCAACCACATCCAACAG GTTTAGACGGAAGGCAAGTCTGCGATCGCGACCAGTACGGGCCGTCACTGGCATGGAGAGCCAGATCGCCCTCACTGTGTTGGCTGAGAAACTGAAAAAGGAAGCCCAGAAGAAAGATGCCCTCAATACACCGCTTTCTGTACGCACAGAAGGGCGCACGGGAGGCATTTGCATCACTTCTGCTTCACAGCCTTCCCCCACACCCAGCAACGAGAGCACCGACACGGCCTCTGAGATCGGCAGCGCCTTCAACTCCCCTCTGCGCTCCCCCGCACGCTCCCAGGCCGCCACTCGCCCGTCCAGCCCCGTTGCATCCCATCTGTCTCGGGTGCTGTTTGGAGAAGATGAGATGCTCAGGCTAGACTCCAGACATAACCGTGCCGTAAGAGAACTGGGTCCTTCTGTCGGGGCGGCCTTGTTGCACCTGCAGGAGGATGGAGTCATCTTTGCTCTCCCTCCATCTG ATGTGGCAGCTGATGGCTCAAAGCGACCTTGCTCTCCGGCGAAGATAAAAGACGAAAAGGCAGACGTTTCAGCGGCAGAGAAGGAAGGCGTGAACGAGGCAGACGAGGGGCCGTCTGTGGAGATGATAAAAGAGGAGCGCAAAGAGGGGGCAGAGGTGAGGCCCAGCAAGGAGAAGCCCACCGCTACGGCAGACAGCAAGCCCCCTGGGGATAAGTACTCTCCCAAA GAGCTGCTTGCACTGCTCAAGTGTGTGGAGGCCGACATTGCCAATTATGAGGTGTATCTAAAGGAGGAagtagaaaagagaaagaaatacaaa ATTGATGATCAGAGGAGGACCCATAATTACGATGAGTTCATCTGCACCTTTATTTCTATGCTGGCCCAAGAAG GCATGTTGGCCAGCCTTGTGGAACAAAACATTTCCGTGCGTCGTCGTCAGGGAGTGAGCATCGGCCGGTTGCACAAACAGAGGAAGCCTGATCGCAGGAAACGCTCCCGGCCGTATAAAGCCAAGCGCCAGTAA